Proteins from one Setaria italica strain Yugu1 chromosome V, Setaria_italica_v2.0, whole genome shotgun sequence genomic window:
- the LOC101767489 gene encoding zinc finger MYM-type protein 5-like — MSSKKHASGSEKRKRKKRVYELIESQRGSIDKFFKSSTTTSRNPNDLMIVAVEEQTNTIPEDNVGINTDDNNVSDHEHFASDEEPVFTSDMYDPVNWDNLDNKARDILVEKGPIREENIIFPLDANSRHLSYTHYSRKMSNGEVRDRKWLVYSKHVDKVFCFCCKLFGSNNRNNSLGRDGFRDWRHTSERLKEHEVSVDHITNMNSWNELSARLRKREMIDKELQQQIAKEKECLRQVLLRIVAIVKFLGKRNLAFRGSSEQLYNDLNGNFLACCEMIAEFDLVMQDHLRTPVLRLFPSLELCSGYIGIVTAYNDVDLALKPLEISILVGIGTLGVMAQRIMLFFSVLVGVVIAPAFVMVVMIVAAATVMVNTDIAVLAKLVQVIPDIALSI, encoded by the exons acaaaGAGGATCCATTGACAAATTTTTTAAGAGTAGTACAACAACTTCAAGAAACCCAAACGATTTGATGATAGTTGCTGTGGAGGAACAAACTAATACTATTCCAGAAGACAATGTTGGCATCAACACGGATGATAACAATGTGAGTGATCATGAGCACTTTGCTAGTGATGAAGAACCCGTTTTTACTTCAGATATGTATGATCCAGTCAATTGGGAcaatcttgataataaagcaagGGACATATTAGTAGAGAAGgggcctataagagaagaaaatattatATTTCCTTTGGATGCCAACTCAAGACATCTTTCTTACACTCATTACTCTAGAAAAATGAGCAATGGAGAAGTACGTGACAGGAAATGGTTAGTCTATTCAAAACATGTTGATAAAGTATTTTGCTTCTGCTGTAAGCTTTTCGGTTCTAATAACCGCAACAATTCACTGGGGCGTGATGGATTTAGAGATTGGAGGCATACCAGTGAGAGGTTGAAAGAGCATGAAGTTAGTGTTGATCATATTACCAACATGAACTCTTGGAATGAACTGAGTGCAAGACTAAGGAAACGAGAAATGATCGACAAGGAGTTACAACAGCAAATTGCAAAGGAGAAAGAATGCCTAAGGCAAGTTCTGTTACGAATAGTGGCTattgtgaaatttcttggtaaacgCAACTTAGCTTTTCGAGGATCTAGTGAGCAACTTTACAATGACCTtaatggtaatttcttagcttGTTGTGAGATGATCGCAGAATTTGACTTGGTGATGCAAGACCATCTTAG AACTCCTGTACTAAGGCTATTTCCTTCTTTGGAGTTGTGCAGCGGGTATAT AGGCATTGTGACCGCCTACAATGATGTTGACCTGGCGCTCAAGCCGCTGGAAATCTCCATTCTGGTCGGCATTGGGACGCTGGGCGTCATGGCGCAACGGATCATGTTGTTCTTCTCTGTTCTGGTCGGCGTGGTCATCGCGCCTGCCTTTGTTATGGTCGTCATGATCGTCGCTGCTGCGACTGTCATG GTCAACACGGACATTGCAGTTCTGGCAAAGCTCGTGCAGGTCATCCCGGATATCGCGCTGTCGATCTAG